The proteins below are encoded in one region of Bremerella sp. P1:
- a CDS encoding NAD(P)/FAD-dependent oxidoreductase: MITASHPESVLIVGSGIVGIACAHYLSKQGLKVTVIDRGTIAGACSHGNCGYICPSHVLPLTEPEAVRTAAKSLLQPNAPFRVKPRFSPAMWNWMWQFARRCNHRQMLTAGAALKAILDASMTEYRRLVKEESLDCEWKETGLLYVLQTEKGMRSFAETDQFLTDHFGVSAQQIDGSELSKFDPALNDNLAGAFHYSGDASVRPDRLNADWVAKLKQRGVTFLENCELQHIEKENGRIVCLHTSHGQLDADQFVIATGAWSTKLGKSLECRIPIEPGKGYSVTMSRPAPCPKYPMLLPEHKVGVSPFEGGYRLGSMMEFCGYDESIPEKRIEQLRQSAKPYLRMPSTNETQSTWYGWRPMTWDSLPIIGQVPRLNNAYLATGHNMLGLSMATATGRLVSEMMTNLTPHIDPEPFSPLRFA; this comes from the coding sequence ATGATTACGGCCTCGCACCCTGAAAGCGTCTTGATTGTCGGTTCCGGTATCGTCGGAATCGCTTGTGCGCATTACCTCTCGAAACAGGGGTTAAAAGTAACGGTCATCGACCGCGGGACAATCGCCGGGGCCTGCTCGCATGGTAACTGCGGGTACATTTGCCCCAGCCACGTACTGCCGCTGACCGAGCCAGAAGCCGTTCGCACGGCAGCCAAGTCGCTTCTTCAGCCAAATGCTCCCTTCCGTGTGAAGCCACGTTTCAGCCCTGCGATGTGGAATTGGATGTGGCAGTTCGCTCGCCGCTGCAATCATCGCCAAATGCTGACCGCCGGCGCCGCATTGAAAGCGATCCTCGATGCATCGATGACCGAGTACCGACGACTCGTCAAGGAAGAGTCGCTCGACTGCGAATGGAAAGAGACCGGCCTTTTGTATGTCCTGCAAACCGAAAAGGGCATGCGATCGTTCGCCGAGACCGATCAATTTCTGACCGATCACTTCGGTGTATCTGCCCAACAGATCGATGGCTCGGAGCTTTCCAAGTTCGATCCAGCTCTGAACGACAACCTGGCCGGGGCGTTTCATTACTCGGGCGATGCTTCGGTTCGCCCCGATCGATTGAATGCCGACTGGGTAGCCAAGCTGAAACAGCGCGGGGTCACGTTCCTGGAAAACTGCGAACTGCAGCACATCGAAAAAGAAAACGGCCGAATCGTTTGCTTGCACACATCGCACGGCCAGTTGGATGCCGATCAGTTTGTGATCGCGACCGGAGCCTGGAGCACGAAGCTGGGCAAGTCGCTGGAGTGCCGCATTCCGATCGAACCCGGCAAGGGTTATTCGGTGACGATGTCGCGGCCGGCCCCTTGCCCCAAGTACCCCATGCTTCTGCCCGAACACAAAGTGGGTGTTTCGCCATTTGAAGGGGGCTATCGTTTGGGATCGATGATGGAGTTCTGCGGCTACGACGAGTCGATTCCCGAGAAGCGAATCGAGCAGCTTCGCCAGTCGGCCAAGCCGTATCTGCGCATGCCATCCACCAACGAGACGCAGTCAACCTGGTACGGCTGGCGGCCCATGACTTGGGACAGTTTGCCGATCATCGGACAGGTTCCGCGACTCAACAACGCCTACCTGGCAACCGGCCACAATATGCTCGGCCTGAGCATGGCCACGGCGACGGGACGACTGGTCAGCGAAATGATGACCAATTTGACGCCACATATCGATCCCGAGCCCTTCTCACCCCTGCGATTTGCTTAG
- a CDS encoding sulfatase family protein, which produces MVFLSSLATLTQAADDAKRPDRNVIFFITDDESPTLGCYGDKVAVTPTIDALAKDGTVFRNAFATTASCSASRSVVMSGLHNHMNGQYGHTHHFHKFSSYHDVVSLALPRLMAQAGYRTGQCGKYHVAPEAVFHFETYIKGNTRSPVEMANNCEDFITEASDKPFFLYFATSDPHRGGGVDKNSSLELKPDLFGNKPNKKAYPGIEEVFYDPAKVPIPAFLPDTPDTREELAQYYQSVSRIDQGLQRLVDILKENGLYDKTMIVFTADHGMAFSGGKTTVYEGGLRVPFVVRDPYQENRGVETDAMISHVDITPSILDFAGALDREASRPKNPINANAFWKERNEDLKENRSGGNKFDQYHGKSWIPLLGDPEATTHDSIFASHTFHEIQMYYPMRVYRDKHFKLIWNIAHKLDYPFASDLWAASSWQAQFRKGEDAPYGTKTVGEYIHRPKFEFYNIETDPHESLNLADDPAYAKQLEAYKAKLKAKQKELHDPWIMKWDYE; this is translated from the coding sequence CTGGTATTTTTGTCGTCCCTGGCCACCCTGACTCAGGCAGCGGATGACGCGAAGCGGCCTGATCGCAACGTCATCTTCTTCATCACAGACGACGAAAGCCCGACGCTAGGTTGTTACGGGGACAAAGTCGCCGTCACGCCAACTATCGATGCGTTGGCCAAAGATGGAACGGTGTTCCGGAATGCGTTCGCCACCACGGCCAGTTGCAGTGCCAGTCGTTCTGTCGTGATGTCCGGCCTGCACAACCATATGAACGGACAGTATGGGCACACGCATCACTTCCATAAGTTCTCGTCGTACCACGATGTCGTCAGCCTGGCCCTTCCACGACTGATGGCGCAGGCCGGCTATCGCACCGGTCAGTGCGGCAAATACCACGTCGCTCCGGAAGCCGTCTTCCACTTCGAAACGTACATTAAGGGCAACACGCGTTCCCCAGTCGAGATGGCGAACAACTGCGAGGACTTTATCACCGAAGCCAGCGACAAGCCTTTCTTCTTGTACTTCGCCACAAGCGATCCGCACCGAGGTGGTGGCGTTGACAAGAATTCCAGTTTAGAGCTGAAGCCGGACCTCTTCGGTAACAAGCCGAATAAGAAAGCCTATCCTGGTATCGAAGAAGTCTTCTACGATCCCGCAAAGGTGCCCATCCCCGCGTTCCTTCCCGATACGCCTGATACCCGCGAAGAGCTGGCTCAGTATTACCAGTCGGTTTCGCGGATCGATCAAGGGCTGCAGCGGTTGGTCGACATCTTGAAAGAGAATGGCCTGTACGACAAGACGATGATCGTCTTCACGGCCGACCACGGGATGGCGTTCTCTGGCGGCAAGACGACCGTTTATGAAGGGGGCCTGCGTGTTCCTTTCGTCGTACGAGATCCTTACCAGGAAAATCGCGGCGTGGAAACGGATGCGATGATCAGCCACGTCGACATTACCCCTTCGATCCTGGATTTCGCTGGTGCGTTGGATCGCGAGGCATCACGACCCAAGAACCCGATCAACGCCAATGCGTTCTGGAAGGAGCGTAACGAAGACTTGAAAGAGAATCGCAGCGGTGGTAACAAGTTCGATCAATACCACGGCAAGTCTTGGATTCCGCTGCTGGGCGATCCGGAAGCAACCACGCACGATTCGATCTTTGCGTCGCACACGTTCCACGAGATCCAGATGTACTACCCAATGCGAGTCTATCGCGACAAGCATTTCAAGTTGATCTGGAACATTGCCCATAAGCTCGACTACCCGTTCGCCTCGGACCTGTGGGCCGCATCCAGTTGGCAGGCTCAGTTCCGCAAGGGTGAAGATGCTCCTTACGGCACCAAGACCGTCGGCGAGTACATTCATCGCCCGAAGTTCGAGTTCTACAACATCGAAACCGATCCGCATGAGTCGCTGAACCTGGCCGATGACCCGGCCTACGCAAAGCAGCTTGAAGCGTACAAAGCCAAGCTCAAAGCCAAGCAGAAAGAGCTGCACGATCCTTGGATCATGAAGTGGGACTACGAATAA
- a CDS encoding dihydrodipicolinate synthase family protein produces MNDKSQVFRGCIPALMTPCQKDGTPNFEALVAKGKELIDVGMSAVVYCGSMGDWPLLTDEQRQEGVRQLTEAGVPVVVGTGAQNPKLAAAHAAHAKEVGAAGLMVIPRVLSRGISSVAQRDHFSAILTAAGDLPAVIYNSPYYGFETKADLFFDLRREFSNLVGFKEFGGATSLTYAAEHITGTNPDLVLMVGVDTQVYHGFLRCNAKGAITGVGNALPKEILRLVELCEKGAAGCAQSRKLAWELNEALTVLSTFDEGPDLVLYYKYLMVLEGNPEYEHHFNETDKLSPSQRDYLKAQWELFRKWWDSWPGSKG; encoded by the coding sequence GTGAACGATAAATCGCAAGTTTTCCGTGGCTGTATTCCAGCACTCATGACACCGTGCCAGAAGGATGGTACGCCCAACTTCGAGGCGTTGGTCGCCAAAGGAAAAGAGCTGATCGACGTCGGTATGTCGGCGGTCGTCTACTGTGGCTCGATGGGAGACTGGCCTCTGCTGACCGATGAGCAGCGTCAAGAAGGCGTTCGCCAACTCACCGAGGCTGGCGTTCCCGTGGTGGTTGGAACCGGTGCTCAAAACCCTAAGCTGGCGGCGGCCCACGCAGCCCATGCCAAGGAAGTGGGTGCGGCCGGGCTGATGGTCATTCCTCGGGTCCTTTCGCGAGGGATTTCATCCGTTGCCCAGCGCGACCACTTCTCGGCGATTCTCACCGCAGCAGGCGATCTGCCGGCGGTGATCTATAACAGCCCCTACTACGGTTTCGAGACGAAGGCCGACCTGTTCTTTGATCTCCGCCGCGAGTTTTCCAACCTGGTCGGCTTCAAGGAATTTGGCGGAGCCACTTCGCTGACCTATGCGGCCGAGCACATCACCGGCACCAATCCTGATTTGGTGTTGATGGTGGGTGTCGACACCCAGGTCTATCACGGTTTTCTCCGCTGCAACGCCAAGGGGGCGATCACCGGGGTTGGCAATGCCCTGCCGAAGGAGATTCTGCGACTGGTCGAGCTGTGCGAGAAAGGCGCGGCCGGTTGTGCCCAGTCACGCAAGTTGGCCTGGGAACTCAACGAGGCGTTGACCGTTCTGTCGACCTTCGATGAAGGCCCCGACCTGGTGCTCTACTACAAGTACCTGATGGTCCTCGAAGGCAATCCCGAGTACGAGCATCACTTCAACGAAACCGACAAGCTGAGCCCGAGCCAGCGCGACTACTTGAAGGCTCAGTGGGAACTCTTCCGCAAGTGGTGGGATTCGTGGCCCGGTTCCAAAGGCTAG